A part of Desulfurobacteriaceae bacterium genomic DNA contains:
- the serS gene encoding serine--tRNA ligase — MIDIKLVRKKPEKVKELLKRRDEKYALMIDELLVVDNERRTIISKVEDLKAKRNKYSKEIGKLFKEGKREEALKLKEEVENFSKEIALLEKELAEVEKRFEKLILSIPNLPHPSTPIGEDENDNIVVRYWGEKPEFSFEPIPHWDIAKDLDILDFERAAKLSGSRFVIYKKWGAKLERALINFMLDLHTEQHGYEEIIPPFLVNTKTMTGTGQLPKFEEDLYKIDGEDLWLIPTAEVPLTNMFANEILKELDLPKYLTAYTPCFRKEAGSHGKDVRGIMRLHQFNKVELVKIVHPEKSYEELEKLVNEAEKVLQLLGLHYRVVELCTGDLGFSAAKTYDIEVWIPSQGRYREISSCSNCEDFQARRAKIRFRDKEGKTRYVHTLNGSGLAVGRTVIAILEQYQQEDGSVVIPEVLRDYMKVERIF, encoded by the coding sequence ATGATTGACATAAAACTCGTTAGAAAAAAACCAGAAAAGGTTAAAGAGTTATTAAAGAGAAGAGATGAGAAGTATGCACTTATGATTGATGAACTTTTGGTTGTGGACAATGAAAGAAGAACAATAATTTCAAAAGTGGAAGATTTAAAAGCCAAAAGAAACAAATATTCAAAGGAAATTGGTAAGCTTTTTAAGGAAGGTAAAAGAGAAGAAGCTTTAAAGCTAAAGGAAGAAGTTGAAAATTTTTCTAAAGAAATTGCTCTTTTGGAAAAAGAACTGGCAGAAGTTGAGAAAAGGTTTGAAAAATTAATTCTTTCAATTCCTAACCTTCCACACCCATCTACCCCAATTGGTGAGGATGAAAATGACAATATTGTAGTTAGGTATTGGGGAGAAAAGCCTGAGTTTTCTTTTGAACCTATACCACATTGGGACATTGCAAAAGATCTTGACATTCTAGATTTTGAAAGGGCTGCTAAACTTTCTGGTTCAAGGTTTGTTATTTACAAAAAGTGGGGGGCAAAATTAGAACGTGCATTAATCAACTTTATGCTTGATTTACACACCGAGCAACACGGTTACGAGGAAATAATACCTCCATTTCTTGTAAACACAAAAACAATGACTGGTACGGGACAACTTCCAAAGTTTGAAGAAGATCTTTATAAGATTGATGGTGAAGATTTATGGTTAATTCCAACAGCAGAAGTTCCACTCACTAATATGTTTGCTAATGAAATCCTAAAAGAATTGGATTTACCTAAATATCTTACAGCTTACACTCCTTGTTTTAGAAAAGAGGCTGGCTCTCACGGAAAAGATGTCAGAGGAATAATGAGACTCCACCAATTTAATAAGGTGGAACTTGTAAAAATTGTCCATCCTGAAAAGTCCTATGAAGAACTGGAAAAACTGGTTAATGAAGCTGAAAAAGTATTACAACTTTTAGGTTTACATTATAGAGTTGTCGAACTATGCACAGGTGATCTTGGTTTCTCTGCTGCTAAGACTTATGATATTGAAGTTTGGATTCCATCCCAAGGTAGATACAGGGAAATATCTTCCTGCTCAAACTGTGAAGATTTTCAAGCAAGAAGGGCAAAAATAAGATTCAGAGATAAAGAGGGTAAAACAAGGTATGTTCATACATTGAACGGTTCTGGTTTAGCAGTTGGCAGAACGGTAATTGCAATATTGGAACAGTATCAACAAGAGGATGGTTCTGTTGTAATTCCGGAAGTGTTAAGAGATTACATGAAGGTTGAAAGAATTTTCTAA